In Kordia antarctica, the following proteins share a genomic window:
- a CDS encoding DUF5763 domain-containing protein: MKYLLIIFLFLVCLKIQAQSVYKTPSGKRYHLSSCRMVENVSSKLVGLDTINSCKLTPCKICKSPPKSQLEKRFNPEDKSVGTSVSVRCKGKTKKGTRCKHKTKLANGYCYQHTKQNSNSARSSQNASSSNKNTAASRCLGKTNAGKRCKRKVKGGGYCYQHD, from the coding sequence ATGAAATACTTACTAATCATATTTCTATTTCTCGTTTGTCTAAAGATTCAAGCTCAAAGCGTCTACAAAACGCCTTCGGGGAAACGATATCATTTGAGTTCATGTAGAATGGTGGAAAATGTTTCTAGTAAGTTGGTCGGACTTGATACTATTAATTCTTGTAAATTAACGCCTTGTAAGATTTGTAAATCGCCACCAAAGAGTCAATTAGAAAAACGGTTTAATCCTGAAGATAAATCGGTTGGCACTTCCGTTTCTGTTCGCTGTAAAGGCAAGACAAAGAAAGGAACACGTTGCAAACACAAAACTAAACTCGCTAACGGATATTGTTATCAACATACCAAACAGAATAGTAATTCCGCTAGAAGTTCACAAAATGCTTCAAGCTCAAATAAAAATACTGCTGCTTCAAGATGTCTTGGTAAAACAAACGCTGGCAAACGCTGCAAACGAAAAGTAAAAGGCGGCGGTTATTGTTATCAGCATGATTGA
- a CDS encoding putative signal transducing protein gives MSRQKIYSTDSRVQIMDAKHILDEASVNYFEINKMDTSHAGILGGSIELHVEEADVEKAVTLLKSLK, from the coding sequence ATGAGCAGACAAAAAATATATTCAACAGATTCAAGAGTTCAAATTATGGACGCAAAACACATTTTAGATGAAGCTAGCGTTAACTATTTCGAAATCAACAAAATGGACACTTCGCACGCAGGTATTCTTGGCGGAAGCATAGAGTTACACGTGGAAGAAGCGGACGTGGAAAAAGCAGTAACGCTTCTGAAAAGTTTGAAATAA
- a CDS encoding eCIS core domain-containing protein, with protein sequence MHINAEKSKENKAIPSQVAQLKTTNDAVFHFEDNRPQATIQRKIQKISEAFSAKHILPIQRKATNTGLPDTLKSGIEQLSGYAMDDVKVHYNSDKPAQLQAHAFAQGTNIHVASGQEKHLPHEAWHVVQQKQGRVKPTVQLKGNVNINTDVSLEKEADIMGAKAVTQRMPLNHSNKDITNSASLISNHDTVVQAVLDPTVATGDQDFTFGLLHGTYRPATNLADMHVNAATLANPHLTAAHMLAAMNDVQQAMIANHGVTGNVGTLDWRPTGAAVVKLVIELLGEALGGFWNKRLARLKKFKRKKLETPPVVRNEDALSADVLSEHKSSLKSLQGENKVSIKPIIARSTLAEFNQDMLENSPAGKARLTAYEQLIDAGLPTSLRIEIHHNQIPAIIGVLNSM encoded by the coding sequence ATGCATATTAACGCTGAAAAGTCAAAAGAAAACAAAGCTATTCCGAGTCAAGTTGCACAACTAAAAACGACGAATGATGCTGTTTTTCATTTTGAAGATAATCGTCCGCAGGCAACTATTCAGCGAAAAATACAAAAAATAAGTGAAGCTTTTTCTGCGAAACATATACTTCCAATTCAGAGAAAAGCAACTAATACAGGCTTACCTGATACTCTTAAATCGGGAATAGAACAGCTTTCTGGCTACGCAATGGACGATGTTAAAGTCCATTATAATTCTGATAAACCCGCACAATTACAAGCACATGCTTTTGCACAAGGAACTAATATTCATGTAGCTTCTGGACAAGAGAAACATTTACCACACGAAGCTTGGCATGTAGTACAACAAAAACAAGGAAGAGTAAAACCTACTGTGCAGTTGAAAGGAAATGTAAATATTAATACAGATGTTAGTTTAGAAAAGGAAGCTGATATTATGGGTGCTAAAGCTGTAACGCAACGCATGCCTTTAAATCATTCAAATAAAGACATAACCAATAGTGCTTCTTTGATCTCAAACCACGATACTGTAGTTCAAGCTGTTTTAGATCCAACTGTTGCTACAGGAGACCAAGATTTTACTTTTGGTTTGTTACATGGAACTTATAGACCTGCTACAAATTTAGCAGATATGCATGTTAACGCAGCGACTTTGGCTAATCCACATTTAACAGCAGCGCATATGTTAGCAGCAATGAATGATGTACAACAAGCAATGATTGCAAATCATGGAGTTACAGGCAATGTAGGCACGTTAGATTGGCGACCAACTGGCGCAGCGGTTGTAAAATTAGTTATTGAATTATTAGGAGAAGCATTAGGAGGTTTTTGGAATAAACGCTTAGCTCGTCTCAAAAAATTTAAAAGAAAAAAATTAGAAACTCCACCAGTTGTCAGAAATGAAGATGCACTTTCTGCTGATGTATTATCTGAACATAAATCATCTTTAAAATCTCTGCAAGGTGAAAATAAGGTAAGTATTAAACCTATCATTGCTAGGTCAACACTAGCAGAGTTTAACCAAGACATGTTAGAAAATTCACCCGCAGGAAAAGCAAGGCTTACTGCTTATGAACAACTTATAGATGCTGGACTACCTACAAGTCTTAGAATAGAGATACATCATAATCAGATACCAGCTATTATTGGTGTCTTAAATTCCATGTAA
- a CDS encoding peptidoglycan-binding protein — protein sequence MECSNLLESALKKGNISASLFKGSSDKELVTDLQRTLFELGFRKELKWDNYQADGDYGKATTAAVAAFAKKNNSTTDGKSVSTALAKLIIERHDLLPEMYVLWRIHTSDLRTKKYISKGTRTSISAIQVFLNTIGYGEQLNFKKFGADGLYGNSTRNAVIKYAKDNAIECDGDLLSRPVVDLFLRDINPYYGNKWSDLAAQNLPSKKSPLVLFEGSRFSGKPCRADVEFIPALEKINAYAKQADVFIHVTSSFRTTTNVRGAIVKPATFSNHLAGHGIDMNLRYGNGKWANSKVMAKYPNVPEPVKQFLSSIINDPKLRWGGKFNTIDPVHIDDHLNKDRTIWKKRYEAMQKAVQLGKFN from the coding sequence ATGGAATGTTCAAATCTACTTGAATCAGCACTCAAAAAAGGAAATATTAGCGCATCTTTATTTAAAGGATCATCAGACAAGGAATTAGTCACCGATTTGCAACGAACTCTGTTTGAGTTGGGTTTTCGAAAGGAACTAAAATGGGACAATTACCAAGCCGATGGCGATTACGGAAAAGCTACAACAGCCGCCGTTGCCGCTTTTGCTAAGAAAAATAATAGTACTACTGATGGGAAATCTGTTTCAACTGCTTTGGCAAAATTGATTATTGAAAGACACGATTTGCTTCCTGAAATGTATGTTTTATGGAGAATTCATACTTCGGATCTACGAACAAAAAAATATATTTCTAAAGGAACACGCACAAGTATTTCTGCGATACAAGTGTTTTTAAATACGATTGGTTATGGCGAACAACTTAATTTTAAAAAGTTTGGCGCAGATGGTTTGTATGGAAATAGTACCAGAAATGCTGTAATTAAATATGCAAAAGACAATGCTATTGAGTGTGATGGCGATTTACTTTCACGCCCAGTTGTTGATCTTTTCTTAAGAGACATTAATCCATATTACGGAAATAAATGGAGTGACTTGGCGGCGCAAAATTTACCAAGTAAAAAATCGCCACTTGTATTGTTTGAAGGTTCTCGTTTTTCTGGAAAACCTTGTAGAGCTGATGTTGAATTTATACCTGCGCTCGAAAAAATAAATGCATATGCAAAACAAGCAGACGTTTTTATACACGTTACAAGTTCGTTTAGAACTACCACAAATGTTAGAGGTGCTATTGTAAAACCTGCAACGTTTTCTAATCATTTGGCTGGACACGGAATTGATATGAATTTGCGCTACGGAAACGGAAAATGGGCAAATTCTAAAGTAATGGCAAAATATCCTAATGTTCCTGAACCTGTAAAACAGTTTTTAAGTTCAATTATTAACGATCCAAAATTACGTTGGGGCGGAAAGTTTAACACCATAGATCCTGTGCATATTGACGATCATTTGAATAAAGATCGTACTATTTGGAAAAAAAGATATGAAGCTATGCAAAAAGCAGTGCAATTGGGGAAGTTTAATTGA
- a CDS encoding ABC transporter substrate-binding protein gives MNIKDQLQRELIFKTTPKRIISLVPSQTELLYDLGLEDSIVGITKFCVHPYHLKSTKTIVGGTKNIKLDKIKALQPDIILCNKEENTKEIVEELEKLFPVHVSDVKNIEESLEMITQYGMMFKCNTEASKINDKIRFHLKYFQEFVKDIPVQKVGYFIWRKPWMAAGKDTFINYLLTLCKFENIYESHGRYPEITIENIRKEGDPAIVLLSSEPYPFKEKHAFEIGRHTHHAKVVFVDGEYFSWYGSRLSKAFAYFKQLHKSL, from the coding sequence ATGAATATAAAAGATCAATTACAACGAGAATTAATTTTTAAAACGACTCCAAAACGAATCATTTCGTTAGTGCCATCGCAAACGGAATTGTTGTACGATTTAGGTTTGGAAGATAGCATTGTCGGAATCACCAAATTCTGTGTACATCCGTATCATTTAAAAAGTACAAAAACAATTGTTGGCGGCACAAAAAACATCAAACTTGATAAAATTAAGGCTTTACAGCCAGATATTATTCTGTGTAACAAAGAAGAAAACACAAAAGAAATTGTAGAAGAATTAGAGAAATTATTTCCAGTACACGTTTCAGATGTAAAAAATATAGAGGAATCCTTGGAAATGATCACGCAATACGGAATGATGTTTAAGTGTAATACAGAAGCTTCTAAAATCAATGATAAAATTCGGTTTCATTTAAAATATTTTCAAGAATTTGTCAAAGACATTCCTGTTCAAAAAGTAGGGTATTTTATCTGGCGAAAGCCTTGGATGGCAGCAGGAAAAGATACATTTATCAATTACTTACTAACGTTGTGTAAATTTGAAAATATCTACGAATCGCACGGAAGATATCCAGAAATTACGATTGAAAATATTCGTAAAGAGGGCGATCCCGCTATTGTATTATTGTCATCAGAACCATATCCTTTTAAAGAAAAACACGCATTTGAAATTGGACGACATACACATCATGCAAAAGTTGTTTTTGTAGATGGAGAATATTTCAGTTGGTATGGCTCGCGACTTTCCAAAGCGTTTGCTTATTTCAAGCAACTTCATAAAAGTTTGTAA
- the pyrF gene encoding orotidine-5'-phosphate decarboxylase, whose product MTTTQLIAEIHKKKSFLCIGLDVDLQKIPKHLLETDDPIFEFNKAIIDETHHLAVAYKPNTAFYEAYGIKGWQALEKTIQYLNTNHPEIFTIADAKRGDIGNTSSMYAKAFFEDLAFDSVTVAPYMGKDSVEPFLAFKGKHTILLALTSNQGAFDFQTKLINDKEVYKHVLETSKSWENSENLMYVVGATKASFLGEIREIVPESFLLVPGVGAQGGNLQDVCNYGMTENVGLLINSSRGIIYASNDENFASAAAEKASELQTQMAEILTK is encoded by the coding sequence ATGACAACCACACAACTGATAGCCGAAATTCATAAAAAAAAATCCTTTCTCTGTATTGGACTTGATGTTGATTTACAAAAAATCCCGAAACATCTATTAGAAACGGACGATCCAATATTTGAGTTTAACAAGGCAATTATTGATGAGACACATCACTTGGCAGTTGCGTACAAACCAAATACGGCTTTTTACGAAGCTTACGGAATTAAAGGTTGGCAAGCGTTGGAAAAAACAATTCAATACCTAAATACAAATCATCCGGAAATATTTACCATTGCAGATGCAAAACGTGGCGATATCGGAAATACATCAAGTATGTATGCGAAAGCATTCTTTGAAGATTTAGCGTTCGATTCCGTAACTGTTGCGCCATATATGGGAAAAGATTCTGTGGAACCTTTCTTAGCATTCAAAGGCAAACATACCATTTTATTAGCCTTAACTTCAAATCAAGGCGCGTTCGATTTTCAAACGAAACTTATTAATGATAAAGAAGTATACAAACATGTATTAGAAACTTCGAAAAGTTGGGAAAACAGTGAAAACTTAATGTATGTAGTTGGCGCAACGAAAGCTTCTTTTTTAGGAGAAATTCGTGAAATTGTTCCAGAAAGTTTCTTGTTAGTCCCAGGAGTTGGCGCGCAAGGCGGAAACTTGCAAGATGTTTGCAACTACGGAATGACGGAAAATGTTGGACTCTTAATTAATTCTTCAAGAGGAATTATTTATGCTTCAAATGATGAAAATTTTGCTTCGGCTGCAGCCGAAAAAGCCTCAGAATTACAAACACAAATGGCAGAAATTTTGACGAAATAA
- the prfA gene encoding peptide chain release factor 1, with translation MLDKLQIVKQRFDEVNDLIIQPDIIADQKRYVQLSKEYKDLKALVEKREIYKEILDNIAEAEEIISDGSDAEMTEMAKMQLDEAKEALPILEDEIKFLLIPKDPEDSKNIVMELRAGAGGDEASIFAGDLHRMYTKYCEGRGWNVSIVDYSEGTSGGFKEMILEVSGEDVYGTMKFEAGVHRVQRVPQTETQGRVHTSAATVIVLPEAEEFDVELDMKEVRIERTTSTGPGGQSVNTTYSAIRLHHAPSGLVVSCQDQKSSHKNLEKALKVLRSRLYDKELEKKLAADSVRRKSMVSSGDRSAKIRTYNYPQGRVTDHRIGLTLYDLSNIMNGDIQKILDELMLVENTEKLKDASEIM, from the coding sequence ATGTTAGATAAGTTACAAATAGTAAAACAGCGTTTTGATGAGGTAAATGATTTAATCATTCAGCCAGACATTATTGCTGATCAAAAAAGATACGTACAACTCAGCAAAGAATACAAAGATCTTAAAGCACTCGTAGAAAAACGCGAGATATATAAAGAGATATTGGACAATATTGCTGAAGCAGAAGAAATCATTTCAGATGGTAGTGATGCCGAAATGACAGAAATGGCAAAAATGCAATTGGACGAAGCCAAAGAAGCATTGCCAATATTAGAAGATGAAATTAAATTCTTACTAATTCCAAAAGATCCTGAAGATAGTAAAAATATCGTAATGGAACTCCGTGCAGGAGCCGGTGGAGATGAAGCAAGTATTTTTGCAGGCGATTTGCATCGTATGTATACCAAATACTGTGAAGGTCGCGGTTGGAACGTAAGTATTGTAGATTATAGTGAAGGAACTTCGGGCGGATTTAAAGAAATGATACTTGAAGTTTCAGGAGAAGATGTATACGGAACCATGAAGTTTGAAGCTGGCGTGCATCGTGTACAACGTGTACCACAAACAGAAACGCAAGGTCGTGTGCATACAAGTGCTGCAACGGTAATAGTATTACCAGAAGCAGAAGAATTTGATGTAGAATTAGATATGAAAGAAGTTCGTATAGAGCGAACAACTTCTACTGGACCTGGAGGACAATCGGTAAACACAACGTATTCTGCAATTCGTTTGCATCACGCGCCATCTGGATTGGTGGTAAGTTGTCAAGATCAAAAATCATCACACAAAAACTTAGAAAAAGCATTAAAAGTATTGCGTTCTCGATTGTATGATAAGGAATTAGAGAAAAAGCTAGCTGCAGATTCTGTTCGTCGTAAAAGTATGGTTTCTTCTGGAGACAGAAGTGCAAAAATTAGAACCTATAACTATCCGCAAGGACGTGTTACAGATCACAGAATTGGATTAACATTGTACGATTTATCAAATATAATGAATGGCGACATTCAAAAAATATTGGACGAATTAATGCTCGTTGAAAATACAGAAAAGCTGAAAGATGCTAGTGAGATTATGTAA
- a CDS encoding DUF5777 family beta-barrel protein: protein MKHYYIYTVLCLFSIGLHAQDDLLNELEDEATPETFVSPAFKAMKIGNLQSTKVASKGDFYLYVSHRFGTLDDGLSTFFGFDNANTKIQLVYGLFDGWQFGISRESLRKTYALSTKVKLKNQSDTFPVNLVGYATANINTQVRKDRFPFLVFEDRLSYTTQLLISRRFSNRFSLELAPSYVRQNLTLEASQKHDQFAMGAGGRLKISKRMSINMDYVYNFSRADNTAFRNPLTIGVDIETGGHVFQLLFSNAQSTNEPGFISNAEGNWTDGDIFFGFNIVRVF, encoded by the coding sequence ATGAAGCACTATTACATATACACAGTACTCTGTTTATTCAGTATAGGATTGCATGCGCAAGATGATTTATTAAATGAATTAGAAGACGAAGCAACGCCAGAAACGTTTGTATCTCCTGCGTTTAAAGCCATGAAAATTGGAAATTTACAATCGACAAAAGTAGCATCAAAAGGTGATTTTTATTTGTATGTTTCACACAGATTTGGAACATTAGATGATGGATTATCAACTTTTTTCGGATTTGACAACGCAAACACTAAAATTCAATTGGTTTACGGACTTTTTGACGGATGGCAATTTGGAATCAGTAGGGAATCATTACGAAAAACATATGCCTTATCTACAAAAGTAAAACTGAAAAATCAATCGGATACTTTTCCTGTAAATTTAGTTGGATATGCTACCGCGAATATAAATACGCAAGTACGAAAAGATCGGTTTCCGTTTCTTGTATTTGAAGATCGTTTGAGCTACACAACGCAATTACTCATTTCACGAAGATTTAGTAACCGCTTTTCGCTAGAATTGGCACCTTCATACGTACGTCAAAATCTAACATTAGAAGCTTCTCAAAAACACGACCAATTTGCAATGGGCGCTGGCGGACGTTTAAAAATAAGTAAACGTATGTCTATCAATATGGATTATGTGTACAACTTTAGCCGAGCAGATAATACTGCATTTAGAAATCCGTTGACTATTGGAGTTGATATTGAAACTGGCGGGCATGTATTTCAGTTGTTATTTTCAAACGCACAATCGACCAACGAACCTGGATTCATTAGCAATGCAGAAGGAAATTGGACTGATGGAGATATATTTTTCGGATTCAATATTGTACGTGTATTCTAA
- a CDS encoding YceI family protein yields the protein MKKMLLLCMFFVVGTISAQKYFTKTGETDFKASVDAFEPVEAKSNSTTAILKVDTGDLAALLFMKSFHFKVALMEEHFNENYMDSDKFPKATFRGKLKDFDMSDLSSTAKEYNLSGTLTVRGKAKEIETTAKVSKDGDKIVVQAVFTVKPQDFDIDIPSIVRNKIAKEINVTLNYELIEKK from the coding sequence ATGAAAAAAATGCTATTATTGTGTATGTTTTTTGTAGTTGGAACTATTTCCGCGCAAAAATATTTCACTAAAACAGGAGAAACAGACTTTAAAGCTTCCGTAGATGCTTTTGAACCTGTTGAAGCTAAAAGCAACAGTACAACGGCAATTTTAAAAGTTGATACTGGCGATTTGGCTGCGCTATTATTCATGAAATCATTTCACTTTAAAGTGGCATTGATGGAAGAACATTTCAATGAAAATTATATGGATTCGGATAAGTTTCCGAAAGCAACATTTAGAGGGAAATTGAAAGATTTTGATATGTCCGATTTGTCAAGCACAGCAAAAGAATACAACTTATCAGGAACATTAACGGTTCGTGGGAAAGCAAAAGAAATTGAAACAACGGCTAAGGTTTCCAAAGATGGAGACAAAATTGTTGTGCAAGCCGTATTCACAGTAAAACCACAAGACTTTGATATTGATATTCCAAGTATTGTACGAAACAAAATCGCAAAAGAAATTAACGTAACACTGAATTATGAGCTTATCGAAAAGAAGTAA
- a CDS encoding peptide-methionine (S)-S-oxide reductase, translating into MICKIAFGGGCHWCTEAVFQSLIGVENVAQGWIQSTEENDTFSEAVIVQFDATLIPLKVLIEIHLRTHKSTVQHSMRTKYRSAIYYFDSIQKETIEEILTNLQKSFTKKIITQVLPFNGFKPSREAITNYYYSNPSKPFCEQFINPKLKLLLTKFSQFTVKEKLDHLDF; encoded by the coding sequence ATGATTTGTAAAATTGCATTTGGTGGCGGTTGCCATTGGTGTACAGAAGCGGTTTTTCAATCGTTAATTGGTGTTGAAAATGTAGCACAAGGTTGGATTCAATCTACGGAAGAAAATGATACGTTTTCAGAAGCCGTTATTGTACAGTTTGATGCAACACTAATTCCATTGAAGGTTCTCATAGAGATTCATCTGCGGACGCATAAATCAACCGTGCAACATTCCATGCGCACAAAATATCGTTCGGCTATTTATTATTTTGATTCCATTCAAAAAGAAACTATTGAAGAAATTTTGACCAATCTTCAAAAAAGTTTTACAAAAAAAATCATCACGCAAGTGTTACCGTTTAACGGATTTAAACCTTCGCGAGAAGCAATTACCAATTATTATTATTCGAATCCTAGCAAGCCTTTTTGCGAACAGTTTATCAATCCGAAATTGAAATTGTTGTTGACGAAGTTTTCGCAATTTACTGTAAAAGAAAAACTAGACCATTTGGATTTTTAG
- a CDS encoding DUF3570 domain-containing protein, translating into MKYTFLLIVLFVSCSALYAQEQQQDSLTTYKKRVLETTEVDFIMSYYTQDGTHAAVTGGKGTEELTDITPTFVIAIPLNDDDVLTIDAGISAYTSASSSNINPFDGDKPADPFTASSGASQSDIWGNLNVNYSHSSDDRNDIWTANVNVASEYDYFSIGFGGSYTKLFNEKNTEIGVKANIFLDTWNPQYPIEFRDGFSRPDIVGTGVYSNSFEQFANEGRNTYSLSLSFSQILSKNAQASIFLDLVQQDGLLSTPHQRVYFADVADFFVQNFQLGDDVERLPDTRFKVPIGARFNYYINESVALRTYYRYYFDDWGINAHTASIEVPIKFAEGKFTLYPTYRYYTQTAADYFAPFEEHLSTSEFYTSDYDLSKFESHQYGAGFKYNDIFAKFKIFKFGLKSVDIRYNYYTRSDGLDANIISAGFKFVMD; encoded by the coding sequence ATGAAATATACCTTTCTATTGATAGTATTGTTCGTATCGTGCTCGGCATTGTACGCACAGGAACAACAACAAGATTCTTTGACAACGTATAAAAAGCGTGTGTTAGAAACGACAGAAGTCGATTTTATCATGAGTTATTACACACAAGACGGAACGCACGCAGCGGTTACAGGCGGAAAAGGAACCGAAGAACTCACGGATATTACACCAACGTTTGTGATCGCAATTCCCTTAAATGATGACGATGTGTTAACCATTGATGCAGGAATTTCTGCGTACACTTCGGCTTCGTCAAGTAATATAAATCCATTTGATGGCGATAAACCTGCTGATCCTTTTACGGCATCTTCTGGCGCTTCTCAAAGTGATATTTGGGGAAATTTGAACGTAAATTATTCACATTCATCAGACGACAGAAACGATATTTGGACCGCAAATGTAAATGTTGCTTCGGAATATGATTATTTTTCTATTGGTTTTGGCGGAAGCTATACAAAACTCTTCAATGAAAAAAATACAGAAATTGGCGTAAAAGCAAATATATTCTTGGACACTTGGAATCCGCAATATCCGATAGAATTTAGAGATGGCTTTTCACGTCCTGATATTGTTGGAACTGGCGTATATTCAAATTCATTTGAACAATTTGCCAATGAAGGAAGAAATACGTATTCACTATCGTTGAGTTTTTCACAAATTCTGAGTAAAAATGCGCAAGCTTCTATATTTTTAGACCTTGTACAGCAAGATGGATTGCTCTCTACGCCGCATCAACGTGTGTATTTTGCAGATGTTGCCGATTTTTTTGTGCAAAACTTTCAATTAGGTGATGATGTGGAACGATTGCCAGATACACGATTTAAAGTGCCAATTGGAGCGCGATTCAATTATTACATAAACGAATCCGTAGCCTTACGAACGTATTATCGCTATTATTTTGACGATTGGGGAATTAATGCACATACGGCAAGTATTGAAGTTCCGATTAAATTTGCGGAAGGGAAATTTACATTGTATCCAACATATCGATATTATACACAAACGGCGGCAGATTATTTTGCGCCTTTTGAAGAACACTTGTCAACATCTGAATTTTATACGTCGGATTACGATTTGTCAAAATTTGAAAGTCATCAATATGGTGCTGGATTTAAGTATAATGATATTTTTGCGAAATTTAAAATATTCAAATTTGGATTAAAAAGTGTAGATATACGTTACAATTATTACACACGAAGTGACGGATTGGATGCAAATATTATTTCTGCTGGATTTAAGTTTGTGATGGATTGA
- a CDS encoding DUF4266 domain-containing protein encodes MNYKKILFIGFCIASLTSCVAVKEYEKVNLNDPDMKLSASSIERFETNFQIYREAASGANGGKTGGGCGCN; translated from the coding sequence ATGAACTATAAAAAAATCTTATTCATCGGTTTTTGCATTGCTTCGCTCACTTCGTGCGTTGCAGTAAAAGAATACGAAAAAGTAAACCTGAACGATCCAGATATGAAATTATCTGCAAGTTCCATTGAGCGTTTTGAAACCAACTTTCAAATCTATCGAGAAGCGGCTTCTGGTGCAAACGGTGGAAAAACTGGCGGCGGTTGCGGTTGTAACTAA
- a CDS encoding FAD:protein FMN transferase: MKYFLLIITIVFTFTLNAQKTHKRTLKLMGSRFDITVIAATEKEANTYIDIAVAEITRIENLISSWDSNSQTSEINRNAGIKPVKVDKELYDLIERAIHISKLTDGAFDISYASMDRIWKFDGSVTEMPKESVIKASVAKVGYQNIVLNKENQTVFLKLEGMKIGFGAIGKGYAADKAKQLLQTKGVKAGIINASGDMNTWGKQTNGDDWNVGITNPLNKNNVFALLPISGKAVVTSGNYEKFIMLNGKRYSHIIDPRTGYPSSGIVSVSVFAPSAELADALATSIFVMGKDVGLNFINQLNGIECIIVDDKGKIAHSKNIDIQNKLKN; the protein is encoded by the coding sequence TTGAAATACTTTTTACTCATTATCACAATCGTATTTACATTCACTCTAAATGCGCAAAAAACACACAAGCGAACGCTAAAATTAATGGGTTCTCGTTTTGATATCACGGTGATTGCAGCAACGGAAAAGGAAGCAAATACATATATAGATATCGCTGTGGCGGAAATTACTCGGATTGAAAACCTCATTTCGTCTTGGGATTCAAACTCGCAAACTTCCGAAATCAATAGAAATGCGGGCATAAAACCTGTAAAAGTTGACAAAGAATTGTATGATTTAATCGAAAGAGCAATTCATATTTCTAAACTCACGGATGGCGCTTTTGACATAAGTTACGCTTCCATGGATCGTATTTGGAAATTTGACGGAAGCGTTACCGAAATGCCAAAAGAAAGCGTTATCAAAGCTTCTGTCGCAAAAGTTGGCTATCAGAATATCGTTTTGAACAAAGAGAATCAAACTGTTTTCTTGAAACTTGAAGGAATGAAAATTGGCTTTGGTGCTATTGGAAAAGGATATGCGGCAGACAAAGCAAAACAATTGCTTCAAACAAAAGGCGTAAAAGCAGGAATTATCAATGCTTCGGGCGATATGAATACGTGGGGAAAACAAACCAACGGCGACGATTGGAACGTCGGAATCACGAATCCATTAAATAAAAATAATGTATTTGCGTTGTTGCCAATTTCAGGAAAAGCAGTCGTGACTTCTGGTAATTATGAAAAATTTATCATGCTCAACGGAAAGCGCTATTCACACATTATTGATCCAAGAACTGGATATCCAAGTAGCGGAATTGTCAGTGTGAGTGTATTTGCGCCAAGCGCAGAATTAGCAGATGCTTTGGCAACTTCCATCTTTGTTATGGGAAAAGATGTTGGACTCAATTTCATTAATCAACTCAATGGAATTGAATGCATTATCGTTGATGATAAAGGAAAAATTGCACATTCAAAAAATATAGATATTCAAAATAAATTAAAAAATTAA